A genome region from Lutra lutra chromosome 11, mLutLut1.2, whole genome shotgun sequence includes the following:
- the BLVRA gene encoding biliverdin reductase A isoform X1: protein MKEMRSERKFGVVVVGVGRAGSVRIRDLRNPHPSSAFLNLIGFVSRRELGNIDEVRQISLEDALSSEEVEVAYICSESSSHEDYIRQFLNAGKHVLVEYPMTLSWAAARDLWKLAEQKGKVLHEEHVELLMEEFAFLKKEVVGKDLLKGSLLFTASPLEEERFGFPAFSGISRLTWLVSLFGELSLVSATLEERKEDQYMKMTVCLETENKRPLTWIEEKGPGLKRNRHLSFHFKSGSLENMPNVGVNKNIFLKDQNIFVQKLLGQFSEKELAAEQKRILHCLWLAEEIQKHCSSKQ from the exons TCTGAGAGGAAGTTCGGAGTGGTGGTGGTTGGCGTTGGCAGAGCCGGCTCTGTGCGGATCAGGGACTTGCGGAATCCACATCCTTCCTCGGCATTCCTGAACCTGATTGGCTTCGTGTCCAG ACGAGAGCTTGGGAACATTGATGAAGTCCGGCAGATTTCCTTGGAAGATGCTCTTTCCAGTGAAGAGGTTGAGGTCGCTTATATCTGCAGTGAGAGCTCTAGCCATGAAGACTATATCAG GCAGTTCCTCAATGCTGGCAAGCATGTCCTTGTGGAATATCCCATGACACTGTCTTGGGCAGCAGCTCGGGACCTGTGGAAGCTGGCAGAGCAGAAAG GGAAGGTCTTGCATGAGGAGCACGTTGAACTCTTGATGGAGGAGTTTGCATTCCTGAAAAAAGAAGTGGTAGGGAAGGACCTGCTGAAAGGGTCTCTTCTCTTCACAG CTAGCCCGTTGGAAGAAGAGCGGTTTGGCTTCCCTGCGTTCAGCGGCATTTCTCGCCTGACCTGGCTGGTCTCCCTCTTCGGGGAGCTTTCTCTCGTCTCCGCCACTTTGGAAGAGCGAAAGGAAGATCAGTATATGAAAATGACTGTGTGCTTGGAGACAGAGAACAAACG TCCGCTCACCTGGATTGAGGAGAAAGGGCCTGGTCTAAAACGAAACCGACACTTAAGCTTCCATTTTAAATCTGGGTCTCTGGAGAATATGCCGAATGTCGGAGTCaataagaatatttttctgaaagaTCAAAATATATTTGTCCAGAAACTCTTGGGCCAGTTCTCCGAAAAGGAGCTGGCGGCCGAGCAGAAGCGCATCCTGCACTGCCTCTGGCTCGCGGAAGAAATCCAGAAGCACTGCTCCTCCAAGCAGTGA
- the BLVRA gene encoding biliverdin reductase A isoform X2, which yields MNAESERKFGVVVVGVGRAGSVRIRDLRNPHPSSAFLNLIGFVSRRELGNIDEVRQISLEDALSSEEVEVAYICSESSSHEDYIRQFLNAGKHVLVEYPMTLSWAAARDLWKLAEQKGKVLHEEHVELLMEEFAFLKKEVVGKDLLKGSLLFTASPLEEERFGFPAFSGISRLTWLVSLFGELSLVSATLEERKEDQYMKMTVCLETENKRPLTWIEEKGPGLKRNRHLSFHFKSGSLENMPNVGVNKNIFLKDQNIFVQKLLGQFSEKELAAEQKRILHCLWLAEEIQKHCSSKQ from the exons TCTGAGAGGAAGTTCGGAGTGGTGGTGGTTGGCGTTGGCAGAGCCGGCTCTGTGCGGATCAGGGACTTGCGGAATCCACATCCTTCCTCGGCATTCCTGAACCTGATTGGCTTCGTGTCCAG ACGAGAGCTTGGGAACATTGATGAAGTCCGGCAGATTTCCTTGGAAGATGCTCTTTCCAGTGAAGAGGTTGAGGTCGCTTATATCTGCAGTGAGAGCTCTAGCCATGAAGACTATATCAG GCAGTTCCTCAATGCTGGCAAGCATGTCCTTGTGGAATATCCCATGACACTGTCTTGGGCAGCAGCTCGGGACCTGTGGAAGCTGGCAGAGCAGAAAG GGAAGGTCTTGCATGAGGAGCACGTTGAACTCTTGATGGAGGAGTTTGCATTCCTGAAAAAAGAAGTGGTAGGGAAGGACCTGCTGAAAGGGTCTCTTCTCTTCACAG CTAGCCCGTTGGAAGAAGAGCGGTTTGGCTTCCCTGCGTTCAGCGGCATTTCTCGCCTGACCTGGCTGGTCTCCCTCTTCGGGGAGCTTTCTCTCGTCTCCGCCACTTTGGAAGAGCGAAAGGAAGATCAGTATATGAAAATGACTGTGTGCTTGGAGACAGAGAACAAACG TCCGCTCACCTGGATTGAGGAGAAAGGGCCTGGTCTAAAACGAAACCGACACTTAAGCTTCCATTTTAAATCTGGGTCTCTGGAGAATATGCCGAATGTCGGAGTCaataagaatatttttctgaaagaTCAAAATATATTTGTCCAGAAACTCTTGGGCCAGTTCTCCGAAAAGGAGCTGGCGGCCGAGCAGAAGCGCATCCTGCACTGCCTCTGGCTCGCGGAAGAAATCCAGAAGCACTGCTCCTCCAAGCAGTGA